One genomic segment of Panicum virgatum strain AP13 chromosome 2N, P.virgatum_v5, whole genome shotgun sequence includes these proteins:
- the LOC120660276 gene encoding uncharacterized protein LOC120660276, with protein MARLAAVAVALAATAAVAGAAETYYASVENHLPAQGMKLVCQAIGGMFLTALSVVPRGRVPHGQAGRRIAELMVEDGRNGWVRCNWAYAGNYVAGLTLLDSRWPDAKKCQDPAGQGLCRVVFEHDAMILRTPDGGERVIGDLPVKRCRRHWLLFSTECSYPDHPHPYVGRRLGNAFQYFAI; from the coding sequence ATGgcacgcctcgccgccgtggccgtggccctcgcagccaccgcCGCGGTGGCTGGAGCCGCCGAGACCTACTACGCGTCCGTGGAGAACCACCTCCCGGCGCAGGGCATGAAGCTCGTGTGCCAGGCGATCGGCGGCATGTTCCTGACGGCGCTCAGCGTGGTGCCCCGCGGCCGCGTGCCCCACGGCCAGGCCGGGCGGCGCATTGCCGAGCTGATGGTGGAGGACGGCCGGAACGGGTGGGTGCGCTGTAACTGGGCGTACGCCGGCAACTACGTCGCCGGCCTCACCCTGCTGGACTCGCGGTGGCCGGACGCCAAGAAGTGCCAGGACCCCGCCGGCCAAGGCCTGTGCCGCGTCGTGTTCGAGCACGACGCCATGATCCTCAGGACGCCCGACGGCGGGGAGCGCGTGATCGGCGACCTGCCGGTGAAGCGGTGCCGCCGGCACTGGCTGCTGTTCAGCACTGAGTGCTCGTACCCGGACCACCCTCATCCCTacgtcggccgccgcctcggcaaCGCCTTCCAATACTTCGCCATCTGA